A stretch of DNA from Desmospora activa DSM 45169:
CCGCCTGGAACTCCAGTAGGAGAACCAAGCGGTTTTTTTATATGTAAAACCCACCCTTGGCAGGTGGGTGAGCTGATTTTTCGTTATAAAGAAGCATAACTGGGAGCGGTATTTTTATGAATGCGGCTTAAGCGCTGTGTATAGGAATGTTTCATTGAGCGGAGGGTTTTAGCCGCGTATTGGGTCCATTCGGATTCGACCGGTGCCACCCCGATTACGGGAATAGAGAGGGATTGATAAAGGATAGCGAGAATTTGGTGAGCACGAGGGGAATCGGTTCCGATTAACAGTTGTTCCGCTTGGAAAAAATCTTCTACCCCGTTGCCAGGACGGAAAAATTCAGCTTGATGGGCAACATCTGCTGCCTCTCCCAGAGAATCTTGAACAGAACGGGTTGTACCGAGCGGAATGTCTCCCAGAATGACGGTCAGCGGTCTCTGTTTGCCGTGATGTTGAATCAGATCAGCTGCGTTCCACAGGACGGAAAGATCGGAATTACCATCACCATTGACATTTTCGACAGCGATAAAGATGATGTCCGCATCAGCGATAGCGCCGGCTTGATCGGTCGTAAAATGGATTCTACCGTTATTGACCGCACGCAGCAAAAGATCGTTTAACCCGGGCTCCCACGGTTGTAAAACAAAATTGTCGGGAGCAGCCGCATGGAAATCTACGCACCAAATCTCATGGCCCAACTCTGCTAAACATGCGCCGGTCACCAACCCACTGGCACCGGAACCGAGTACCGCAATTCTCATGGGAATCCTCCTCCATGCTGTCAGGCTGCGCTTCCATCCCTGTCCATCGTTTGCTCCCAGATTAACACAGGTATGTAAAGCTAATATAAAGCTACCGTTAAAATCGGTGTTCATTATAATAGAGGACTTTGCAAAGGTTCCAGTTAACATGCATAAGCTGTAGCATGCCAAAGTTGTCCCAACGAATGGAAAATTCGGTGGTGCCCCCCTCGTAGAACCTTTGCAAAGGAGTGTCGCGTGATGGGTGGGAGATGTTGGATTGCGATTGGTGTGGTGTTGTTGTTGGCGGGAAGCATGACGGCTTGCACAGCGACGGAAAATTCCCCGACGGATTCAGTGCAAACGGGTGACAAAGAGAAGGAAGCGATTCACCCCTATACCGGAGAAAAGTGGGCTGGAGCGTTACCGACGCCGGTGATGGTAATGGTGAACAATCAAAAGCAAGCCAGACCCCAATCCGGTCTTCATGAAGCGGATTGGGTGGTTGAAGTGTTGGCGGAAGGTGAGATCACCCGATTTGCCGCCTTTTACTTTGGGGATTATGATGGAGAAGTGGGTCCGGTGCGCAGCTTACGCCCTTATTATTTGGATGTGGCTCAGGGAAGCGGTGCGGTTGTCGCCCATGCAGGCGGTTCACCGGCAGCGTTGTCGCTTCTCAAGCAACGGAACTGGCCGCATATAGACGGAATCGGTCAAGGCAGTGCCCAGTTTTATCGCGACCCGGCGCGAAAAGCACCGCATAATCTATATACGTCCATCGGAAAAGTACGGGCGGCTACTTCCGCCGATGCCGAGGTGTCAAGTGAGTCTGCTGTGCCATTGTTTGATCCCAAAGGTGCTGTAGAGGGAGGAGAACCGGCTCAACGGATCGACATTCGCTTTCATCCGCTATATGAAGCCGGATTTCGCTGGGATGAAAAAAGCGAGCGCTACCAGCGGTGGACACAGGGAGAACTGCATCGCGATAAGGAGAGCGGTGAGCCCTTGTCCGGCGATAATGTGATGGTGATCCGTGCCGACCACCGTGTGTTGGATTCGGCTGGACGCCGTCAAGTCGAATGGTCAACCGGCGGGGAAGGAATGTTGTTCCAGCAGGGGAGGGCACGTTCCATCCACTGGGAATATCAGGGTGGATGGCTGCTGCCGGTAGAGGAAGACGGAGATGTGATCCCGTTGCTCCCAGGGAAAACATGGGTACAGGTGGTTCCTACGGAAGGGTCTTGGTCGTATGACCAGTAGCGAGCATGCTGGGAGGAATGTACTTGATGGTGTAGAATGTTATACGCTAAAGGGTGAAAGTACCTGGTACCTTACGAGGAAAGTGTCACAGAAAAGAGGTGCTTAGATGCAGCTGAATAAATTAAAACAAAAAGAAGTGGATCACTTATTTGAGGCGGTCTTGACTTTGGAATCGATCGAGGATTGCTATCGTTTCTTTGAGGATCTCTGTACCGTGGGGGAGATTAAATCCTTGGCCCAACGCTTGGAAGTGGCCCGTATGTTGCAAAAAGGATACACCTACAGCCAGATCGAAGCGGATACCGGTGCCAGTACCGCCACCATCTCCCGTGTGAAACGCTGCCTTCATTACGGTACGGACGGCTATCAGTTGGCTCTTGATCGGCTGGAACAAAAGAAAGAGTCGGCTCCATCGGAATAAGCAAAATCAGCCGATTCGGGCGCCTGAGATTGGAGAAAGTCCTGTGCCAAAATGCATCAGGGCTTTTTTCTTTGTGAAGGTTCACTGACAGTGTTGCCCGATCCCAACTCAGATGAGGCAATGCA
This window harbors:
- a CDS encoding UDP-glucose/GDP-mannose dehydrogenase family protein, whose amino-acid sequence is MRIAVLGSGASGLVTGACLAELGHEIWCVDFHAAAPDNFVLQPWEPGLNDLLLRAVNNGRIHFTTDQAGAIADADIIFIAVENVNGDGNSDLSVLWNAADLIQHHGKQRPLTVILGDIPLGTTRSVQDSLGEAADVAHQAEFFRPGNGVEDFFQAEQLLIGTDSPRAHQILAILYQSLSIPVIGVAPVESEWTQYAAKTLRSMKHSYTQRLSRIHKNTAPSYASL
- a CDS encoding YerC/YecD family TrpR-related protein, whose product is MQLNKLKQKEVDHLFEAVLTLESIEDCYRFFEDLCTVGEIKSLAQRLEVARMLQKGYTYSQIEADTGASTATISRVKRCLHYGTDGYQLALDRLEQKKESAPSE
- a CDS encoding DUF3048 domain-containing protein, with product MGGRCWIAIGVVLLLAGSMTACTATENSPTDSVQTGDKEKEAIHPYTGEKWAGALPTPVMVMVNNQKQARPQSGLHEADWVVEVLAEGEITRFAAFYFGDYDGEVGPVRSLRPYYLDVAQGSGAVVAHAGGSPAALSLLKQRNWPHIDGIGQGSAQFYRDPARKAPHNLYTSIGKVRAATSADAEVSSESAVPLFDPKGAVEGGEPAQRIDIRFHPLYEAGFRWDEKSERYQRWTQGELHRDKESGEPLSGDNVMVIRADHRVLDSAGRRQVEWSTGGEGMLFQQGRARSIHWEYQGGWLLPVEEDGDVIPLLPGKTWVQVVPTEGSWSYDQ